The genomic window CGTCGGCCTCGGTCCCGGCACCCGAGACATGCTGCGGGCGACGTTCGGCGTCTGAGACGGCTCTTTTTGCGTTTCGTTCGGCTTCGCCTCCCCGCTCGAGAGCCGCCGCTACCGGCCTTGCTCACCGGAATCCGTGAACGGGGCCTTTAATCGCCCGCGGCGGGAACGAGCGTACATGAGTAATACGGACGGGTGGTTCGCGGCCGGGGACCGCGACGATCCCGATGCGACGATCACCGCGGTTCGCGAGGGGAGCGCCGACGAACCGCGCGACTGGCCCGCCCTCGCGCTCGAGGCCGGATTCGCGAGCGACGAAGACGAGTACTACGACGCCCTCCGCGAGGCGACGACGGCGGCGACGCGGGCCGCGGTGACCGAGCGCGAGCGGGCCGACGACCGCCAACTCGTCCACGCGGTGCGCGCGATGGACGACTGCGATCGGACGGCGAACGAACTCGCCGAGCGGCTGGCGGAGTGGGCCGGCACCGTCGACCCCGAGGCGGGAACCGGCGTCGACTACGCTCGAGCGCTGGCGAGCGGCGACTCGGACGACGGCCTCGAGGAACCCGCGATCCGCTCGCTCGCCGAACGGGTCGCCGACCTCGCGGACGAGGCGGACGATCTCCGGGAGTTCGTCCAGCGCCAGACGCCCGCCGTCGCGCCGAACCTCGCGACGCTGGCCGAGCCCGTGCTGGCGGCCCGGCTGATCTCGCTGGCCGGCGGCCTCGAGGAACTCGCGAAGAAACCCAGTGGGACGATCCAGGTGCTCGGCGCCGAGGACGCCCTGTTCGCCCACCTGCGGGGCCACGCGCCCTCGCCCAAACACGGCATCATCTACACGCACGACGCGGTTCGGGGCACACACCCCGAAAATCGGGGCTCCGCGGCGCGTGCCGTGGCGGGAAAACTCGCCATCGCGGCCCGGGTCGACCACTACTCCGGCGAGTCGAAACCCGAACTCGAGGCGGAACTGGCCGAGCGGATCGAGACGATTCAGGCGCGGACGATAGACGACGACAGCGACGGAGGTGCCGGCGATGAGTAACGAGCTTCCGGCGGGAGTCGAGCGCCGCGAATTCGACGGGGCCGAGCGACTCGCGACACGAGGCGAACCGGTCTACGGCGAGCCGACGGATGGAGCGTGGCGCGCGTGGAACCCGAACCGGTCGAAGTTGGGAGCCATGCTCGAGTTGGGGATGGACACCGGCCTCGCGGGCGGTGAAACCGTGCTCTATCTGGGTGCCGCGAGCGGGACCACCGTGAGCCACGTCGCCGATTTCGCCGGCCCGACCTACGCCGTCGAGTTCGCCGCGCGACCGGTCCGGGACCTGCTCGAGACCGCCGAGAGCCGGGAGCGGCTCTTTCCGCTGCTGAAAGACGCCCGCAAGCCCGAGACCTACGCCCACGTCGTCGAGTCGGATGTCGACGTGATCGTCCAAGACGTGGCGACGAGAGGACAGGCCCGCGTGGCGCTCGAGAACCGGCAGTTCCTGGCCGACGACGGGCGACTCCTGTTGGCCGTGAAGGCCCGGAGTGAGGACGTGACTCGAGAGCCGGCGGCCGTGTTCGAGGACGTTCGCGAGGAGCTTTCGGGGGGGTACGAGATCGTGGAGACGCGGCGGCTCGAGAGCTATCACGCGGACCATCTCGGAATCGTCGCGCGGCCGCTCTGATCGAGGTCCACCACATTTGATCCGGGAGCGCTGGGCCGACGGCTGTAGTAGTTGCAACAAGTATCGACACTATCGGACGCAGTCTGTGGTGTCCCTACAGGGGCGGGGAAATTGCGCGGTGCGTACTCTGCGTACCGCGCTAGTAGAAAGAGGAGCTGGCCGATATGAGACGCTTGCACCGTCGAGTGTTCGCGAATCCGGCAAAACGCTCACCGGACCGAAGAGTCAACCCCTTCACGTTCTTTCGGTTCGTTGTGAAAGCCTACGAAGTTCAGGAGTCCTCGAGTGACTACTCAGGAATCGTCGAAGTCGAACGCGACCGTCCCGAACCGGCGGCTGACGAAGCGCTCGTCGAGATTCGAGCGGCCTCTCTTAACTACCGGGACCTATCGATTGCTAATTCGGACCTCACGTACCCCGGTGCCGAACTGCCGGTCATCCCACTTTCTGACGGGGCCGGCGAGGTTACTGCAGTCGGCGAGGACGTACAGCGCCTCTCGGAGGGCGACCGCGTTGCAACGCCCTTTGCGCCCGACTGGGTTGACGGCCCGGTCGCACCTGAGAAGATCGGACGGACGACCGGCGGCAACAGTGATGGAGCCTTAGCGGAGTACGTGACGTTCCCGGCCGACAGTCTCGCAGTCCTTCCTGACACCCTCTCGTACGAACAGGGAGCAACGCTGTCCTGCGCTGGATTGACTGCGTGGCGTGAACTCCATGAAGAGGTCGACCTCACTGCCGATGACACAGTCTTAGTGCTGGGTACCGGCGGCGTCTCCATGTTCGCGCTGCAGTTCGCGACGATGCGAGGCGCCGACGTTTTTGTCACCTCCTCGAGCGACGAGAAATTAGAACGCGCCCGCGAGCTTGGCGCGACGTGGACACTCAATTACGAGGAGACACCCGAGTGGGGCGAGGCCGTTCGAGAAGAGACCGGCGGCGTCGACCACGTCATTGAGGTCGGTGGCCCCGGAACCCTCGAGAGGTCGGTGGAAGCCGCCGATTTCGACGGCCACGTCCACCTGATTGGCGTCCTCTCTGGCCAAGACGGGCAGGTCCATCCCGGCCCGATTCTGGTGAAAGGGCTCACCGTCAAGGGCTCGATGGGCGTTGGTAGTCGCGCAATGTTCGACCGGATGAACAGCGCGATTGAAGCCGCGGCTATCGAGCCGGTTATCGACCGTACGTTCGGCTTCGAGCCAGAAGACATCCGCGAGGCCTATCGCTACGTTGAAGACGGGAGCCACCAGGGCAAGGTCGTCATTTCGCTCGAGTGAGCTAAATTGACATCCTCCCCGCCCTGAAGGGCGAGGATTCCCGAGCGTTGGGATAAAGAGCGTGCCGACACTCGGTCACTCGGCCGTCTCGTTCTGGTCCTCCTCGAGCGTGATCATCGCGTCGTCGGTGACCGGTTCCTCGTCAGTGACGTAGGGATCGTCGGCCTCGGGGAAGTCATAGGTCTGATTGTCGTTGGTGTCCTGATGGGCCATCGCGATCAGGACTTGGCTCTCCTCGAGGGATTCGTTGAGTTCGATGGTCACGTTTTCGTGATCGCCGGACTCCAAGTGAGTGGAGTTACCCAGGACGTCTCCGGGCTCGTACTCCTCGGACAGGTTCGTGACCGTCTCGTTCTCGTCCGCCGTCGCGTTGTCGCCGTTCTCGTCGTCGGTGGCGTTGTCGCCGTTCTCGTCGTCGGTGGCGTTGTCGCCGTTCTCGTCGTCGGTGGCGTTGTCCCCGTCGACGGGCGCGGCCGCGTGGATGACGGCGAAGCCGCCCTCGGGTAGCGTCGTGTTATTGACCGCGACTGCCGTCCCGTTCGACGTCTGGTTCTCGAAGGTCACCGTCGCCGTTTCGTTCTCCGTCTCGTTGTCTTGGACCGTGCCGGCGTCGGTCGCGGCCAACGCGATGCTCGCCCCCGAGAGGAGGACGAGCGCCGCGATCACTGCGATACCGACGGTTCTTGTACGTGGCATCATATCCATCGACGGTACCGTCACAGGTCGACAAAAACCGGCGGTTTCGTTCGAGCGTTCCAGGAGTAGAAATATCCGAATTCGCCGGAACGAGGGCTCAGGGTAAGAGACCTATTCCGACCCCGCTCAGTGGTGTAATGTCGTTGTTCTGAGGAGATATCTCGAGGGAGCACCGAACCCACAGTAGCGTTCGAGATGGTATCGGAGTGCGAGGTATCCGTCAGTGGAACGCTCGAGAGCGTCGATCGGCCCCGTGAGGGCTGAGAGACCGCGGTGTCAGGACCCCGGGCCGGGGACTCGTACAACGGGGGTCGAGCAGACTGTCCCGTCCGGGAACGAGGAATCGCGGCGACGTAGCTCAAGTGCGTCTTTCACCTACTGGAAGAACTTTACAAAATCCCACCGTAGGGAGGAACAGATGACACTGGATCGACGGCGGTTCCTCGCCGGAACCGCCCTTGCGACGGTCGCGTCGGCCGGCTGTCTACAGGCCGACGACCGTAGCGGGAACGGCGACGGAAACGGCGGAACGGAACCGACGAGCGCGATTCCGGAAGACCCTCGCGTCGACGAACCGCCCTACGAAATTGAGGCACAACCTAACGACCGCGACGAGTGGAACCAACTGTCTCTCTGTTCAAACATGTCGGGGGACTCCGACCTCGAGTTCCAGACGGTACCGGCTCCCCGCGCCGACCTGCTGTTATCGACGGCCGACATCGAGGACGAGGTGTACGCCGTTCGAGCCCTCACGAGTGCGGACGAGGTCCGTGAGGTATTCGAACTCGATGCCGACAGCGACAACGGCAGCGGCGAGGACACCCAAGAACCCATCGACGAGATCGACTTCGCGGAGAATATCCTGCTGGTCGTCGAGTCCGGCTTCGGCTCGGGATCGATCGCCCACCACTGGAAGCGCGCCGAGCGGACAGACCGCGGCCTCCGTCTCCACGGGTGTCAGACGACGCCGTACGAACGGACGGACGACCTGACCTCGCGGCACTCGGTCGTTCGCGTCGAACGCCCCGAGAACGTCGAACTCGCCCGCGTGAGCCTCACCGTCGGCCGGGAGCGACGCGTCCACTTCAACTCCACTGAGGGCGTGGTCTCAGTAACGACATGAATCGACGCTCGATTCTCGCGACGGGAGGGGCATCCCTCAGTCTCGGCCTCGGTCTCGGCGGCTGCCTCGAGATGGATCGGACGACCGAACCGGGGTCGAAGTCCACTGATGACGGAGACAATGCGACCGAAAACGGCAGCCCGAAGTCGACGACGGAGGGGGAGTTCGAACAGTGTCACCTCGTGTCGATCGACTACGAGTCGTTGCCCGACGCGATTCGGGCAGAGGTCGACGCCGCACTCGAGGACGGACGGTACGAGACGGACGATCTCCTGTTCGACGACGCCGTCGATCCCGACAGGTCGTTCGTGGTGGTCGATGGCACACCCTACGATCCACGCGTCGAAATGGATGGCGAGACACGGACGCTCGAACTCGAGGCGACCGACACGGTCAGACTGCCGGAGCCAGCGGTCGTCTCCGTCACCAATAGCGCCGACCGCGATCACGAGGTCCACGTCGAACTGACCGCTGCTGACGGAGAGCGAGTCGTCGACGAGACGGTCTCGCTCGAACCGGGCAAGGAACGCGACCTCGAGGCGACCGACGAGTTCGGTCGCTACGAGTTGACCGCTCGAGCGCGAACGGGGCACGAAGCGACGGATGCGTTCGATGCGCGAATCAGTGATTCGCGCTCCGACGGAACGGTCGCAGTCACCGACGACGGGATCGTGGCTACCCAGTCGGTCGCCGATATGCTCCCGTGTCCGTGGGACGCCCGGGACGACTGACGACTATCCTCTCCCGTGGAACCGCTCGACTGTGGCGTGATCTCGGGGTAGAACATCGCTGACTGCTCTACGGCGATCGCTGAGGAGATAGCGTACTGCTTTCTGGCCGTCTGAAGTCGGCCGTCTCGGCCGAGCGGTTCCGAGTCCAAACCGTATTTATCGCCGCGGGCAAAACGTGGCAACGATGGAACGCGGGTCCCGGGAATCGTTTACGCGCATGGGTACGCTGGGGATCGAAGAGGAGTGTTTCGTCGTCGACGAGGACGGCCGTCCCACCAGCGGGACCGACGAACTCGTCTACGAACACGAACCCCCCGAGATCCTCGAGGGCCGACTGGACCACGAACTGTTCAAGTTCGTCATCGAGACCCAGACGCCGCTGATCGAGGACCCCGACGATGCCCGCGACTCACTGCTCGCGATCCGGCAGGCGCTCGTCGACCACGCGGAGGCCCACGGCTACCAGATCGCCGCCGCCGGCCTCCACCCGCTCGCGAAGTGGCGCGAACTCGAGCATGCGGAAAAGCCCCGCTATCGCTCGCAACTCGACCGGATTCAGTACCCACAACACCGGAACACGACCGCGGGGGTCCACGTCCACGTCGGCGTCGACGACGCGGACAAGGCGGTCTGGATCGCCAACGAACTGCGGTGGTACGTGCCGATCATGCTCGCGCTGTCGGCGAACTCGCCGTACTGGAACGGGTTCGACACCGGCCTCCAATCGGCCCGCGCGAAGATTTTCGAGGCGCTTCCCAACACCGGGATGCCGACCTACTTCGAGGACTTCGAGGCGTTCGACCGGTTCGAACGCCGGATGCTCGAGACCGACTCGATCAACGACCGCGGCGAACTCTGGTACGACGTGCGCCCCCACACGGCCCACGGGAGCGTCGAAGTGCGCACCCCGGACGGGCAGGCCGATCCCGACGTCGTGCTCGCGTTCGTCGAGTACACCCACGCGCTCGTCGAGGCGCTGTCCGAGGCCTACGAGGACGGGACGAGCGGCCACCGCCATCGCCGGGAACTGCTCGACGAGAACAAGTGGCGGGCCATCCGCTACGGGCAGGACGCCTCCTTTATTGACCGCGACCTCGAGGGCACCGTCGGACTGGGCGAACTCGTCGACCGCGAGTGCGAGCGGTTGGGGATCGACGGCATCAAGGACGTCTACGAACGCGAAAGCGGCGCGGATCGACAACGTCGCCTGCTCGAGGACGAGGGCCCCGACGCGCTGTGTGATTCCCTCCGTTTGCAGACCCAGTAGGTCCGCGGTAGTCGTTTCCTCGAGAAAACGCCCGCTTCGAGCCGCTCGATCGACCGATACGCGGTCGCTATGGCGGCGCGACGATCGCGTTGACACCCCGCAAAGGTTTAACTCCGCTCGAAGCCTCGTCCTGTACGAGAAGCCACAGATGAGTTCCGACGACACTGACGAGCGCCCGGGCGACGGCGCGGACGACGGAGACGAATCGCTCGAGGGGGCGGACGAATTCGTCGAGCACGATGGGGGCGACTTCGGCCGGAGCCCGACCGTCGAGGAGTTCGACCAGCGGATCGTCGACCTGCTCTCGTGGATTCTGGACACGGAGACCCGCGCGAAGATCTACGTGTACCTGCTGGCGAACCCCGGAAGCACCTCCGAGGAGGTCGCGAAGGGGACCGGCCTCTATCCCAGCACCGTCCGCGAAGCGCTCGCGGAGCTCCACGAGGAAGACCGCGTGACGCGAGAGAAACGCGCCAACGAGGGTGCCGGGAACAACCCCTACGAGTACACGGCGATCCAGCCGAGCGAACTCGTCGGCGGCGTCGTCGATCAGGTCCAACACGAACTGAACACCATCTTCACGCTCGATCGCGTCCTCGACCGCGAGGACGAACGCGAGTCCAGACCCGAACTCGAGGAGGACGTCGAACCGGTGAAGATCACCGTCGACGATACGGCACCGCCGCCGGCCGACGAGGTCGAATCGGACGCCGACCCAGACCCCGAGACCGATGCCGACGCCGATGTCATCGAGTTCGAAGACGACATGGAGATCGACACCGTCGACACGGAGTCGGACGAGACCGGCGACGCCACAGAGGGTGACGATGCCGACGGTCGCGATATCGACGACTAGTCCGTTCCGGCCCAAAACCCGTCGTCTCGTCGGCTCCGTCGCTACGCCTCGAGGTCGAGGATTCCGTGTCGCTCGAGTTCGAGTTCCCGATCGACCGCCTCGACGGTCGTCGTCGGCCACCGATCCGTCGCCGTCAGCACCTCGATCTCGTCGTCGGTGACGAGTGCGGTGTCTTCGCTTTTCGCGCCCTGGACGGTCGGATTCCACGCGTAGGCCATCGGTACGTTGACGGATGCGTCGTGGTCCGGTGTGGCGATCCACTCCCGGCCCGCGAAGCCGGCGGCCCCGCCCTGATGGTGGTGCTCCCACTCGCCCGCGTGGCCGACCGCGTCGTAGGCGTCCTGCACGGCGGCGAAGACGTCGCCCGCGTCGCCACCGTCTTCGGCCGCCGCCTGCGTCGCCGCCAGCGCCGTCGTCTCGACGCGCGCGGCGGCCTCGTGTCGGTCCTCGAGCCACGACGGGGGATCGAAGGCGACGGTCCGGGTACAACTGGCGTGAAGGCCGGCCCGCTCGGCGGTGACGGAGACCAGCGCGTAGTCGCCGAGCTCGGCCTCGGTCGGCGTGTAGTGGCGGTACTGCTGGGCGCGTTCGGAGCCGCCGACGAGTACGACGGGCGCTTCGATGTCCCGCGCCGAGAGGGCGATCCGCAGCGCCGACGCCACCTCGTGTTCCGTGTCCCCGGGCTGGAGCTCCCGACAGACCGATTCGACGGCCGAGGCCGTCTGCCCGCCGAGTTCGCGGTATCGCTCGCGGTCGCGCTCGGTCAGCGGCTGGCGCACCGTCGTCGGATCGACGCGCTCGAGGCCGGGGATATCGATATCCGCGGCGGCCCGCTCGTCGCTGCCGACGCGTTCGGCGACGGCTTCGGACAGCGACGACGCGTGCCACGGGAACCGCTCGATCGACACCTCGCTCGCCTCGAGATCGGGCAGTTCCTCCGCCGCGATGCGGTCGGCTTCGATATTGTTCGTCACGAGGCGAACATCGGTGCCGTCGTAGCCGATCGCGGCGACGCCGGTGTCGCTCTCGCGGTCGATCACGCTGTTCCCGCCGGTGAGCCACGCAAACGAGTTCGGCCGGGCGAACCAGACCGAATCGAGGTCGTGGGACTCGAGGACGGCCTCGAGTCGCTCGCGTTTGTCCATGTCGTGTGCTGGCGTGGGGTGTTCTTGAATGCGGCGAACGCCGGGTCGTCGCCGAACGGTCGGGTACGGGCCGCCGAAACGCTCACTGCGTGGCGACCGGGTGACTCGGTCAACATAAGTACGGCCCGTCCTAACTGCCGCTGAACGCCCGTGTCGTACGATAATCACGCGCCCGACTCGAGACTGCGATCGTTGATCGATCGGTTCGGCTTTCGGCATCTGCTGACCGTTACGCTCGTCATGGTCGCGGCGACGATCCTGCTGGGTATCGCCGCGAAGGCGACGGGTTCAGGGCTGGCCTGCGAGGCCAACTGGCCCCAGTGCGACGCCGGGCCCTACAACCTGTTCCCGGGGAGCCTGCCGAGTTTCTACGAGTGGTTCCACCGCTTCGTCGCGATGTTCGCCGGCTTCGCCATCATCGGCTCCGCGCTCGCGGCGTGGCGACTCCCCGACATCGACCGGCGGGTGACCGCACTGGTCGTCCTCGGGATGGTCCTGACGCCGGTACAGGTCGCGCTCGGCCGCGAGACCGTCACGCAGTACACGATGGACATCCTCTCCCTGCACTTCTGGACGGCGGTTCTCATCTTCACCTTGTTCCTCGTCGCCACCGTCCTAGTCTGGGCCCACCGACTGACCGGCTCTCACGTCACCGGCGCGCTCGCTGTCGGCATCGTCGCGCTGCCCGCACACGTCGCGCTCAGTCCCGTCGTCGGCTCCGAACTCTCGAGCTATTCGCCCACCATGCAGATGGCACAGTACGGCGTGACCCTCACGCTCTTGGGCGCGGCGATCGTCGCGACGATGATCGGCCGCCGTCGCTTTGCGGGCCGCGCCGTGGCCCCGCTGCTCGCGGCACCGCCGATCGTGATCGCCGTCCTCTTTTTCGGCCGGCAGGCCGTCGACCCCGCGCTCGAGGTGCCCTATCTCGTCGCCGCGGTCGCGCTCTTCGTGACGTTCGTCGCCGGAATCCTCCTCACTCGCGGAGCGGGCGACTCGAGCGGAACGGCCGACGCGCTCTCGCCGTAGGCCCGCCGAATCGTCCCAATTCTCGGATCGAACTCAGCCGAGCGTGACG from Natrinema versiforme includes these protein-coding regions:
- a CDS encoding NOP5/NOP56 family protein, whose protein sequence is MSNTDGWFAAGDRDDPDATITAVREGSADEPRDWPALALEAGFASDEDEYYDALREATTAATRAAVTERERADDRQLVHAVRAMDDCDRTANELAERLAEWAGTVDPEAGTGVDYARALASGDSDDGLEEPAIRSLAERVADLADEADDLREFVQRQTPAVAPNLATLAEPVLAARLISLAGGLEELAKKPSGTIQVLGAEDALFAHLRGHAPSPKHGIIYTHDAVRGTHPENRGSAARAVAGKLAIAARVDHYSGESKPELEAELAERIETIQARTIDDDSDGGAGDE
- a CDS encoding NAD(P)-dependent alcohol dehydrogenase, whose protein sequence is MKAYEVQESSSDYSGIVEVERDRPEPAADEALVEIRAASLNYRDLSIANSDLTYPGAELPVIPLSDGAGEVTAVGEDVQRLSEGDRVATPFAPDWVDGPVAPEKIGRTTGGNSDGALAEYVTFPADSLAVLPDTLSYEQGATLSCAGLTAWRELHEEVDLTADDTVLVLGTGGVSMFALQFATMRGADVFVTSSSDEKLERARELGATWTLNYEETPEWGEAVREETGGVDHVIEVGGPGTLERSVEAADFDGHVHLIGVLSGQDGQVHPGPILVKGLTVKGSMGVGSRAMFDRMNSAIEAAAIEPVIDRTFGFEPEDIREAYRYVEDGSHQGKVVISLE
- a CDS encoding fibrillarin-like rRNA/tRNA 2'-O-methyltransferase, with the translated sequence MSNELPAGVERREFDGAERLATRGEPVYGEPTDGAWRAWNPNRSKLGAMLELGMDTGLAGGETVLYLGAASGTTVSHVADFAGPTYAVEFAARPVRDLLETAESRERLFPLLKDARKPETYAHVVESDVDVIVQDVATRGQARVALENRQFLADDGRLLLAVKARSEDVTREPAAVFEDVREELSGGYEIVETRRLESYHADHLGIVARPL
- a CDS encoding cytochrome oxidase assembly protein codes for the protein MSYDNHAPDSRLRSLIDRFGFRHLLTVTLVMVAATILLGIAAKATGSGLACEANWPQCDAGPYNLFPGSLPSFYEWFHRFVAMFAGFAIIGSALAAWRLPDIDRRVTALVVLGMVLTPVQVALGRETVTQYTMDILSLHFWTAVLIFTLFLVATVLVWAHRLTGSHVTGALAVGIVALPAHVALSPVVGSELSSYSPTMQMAQYGVTLTLLGAAIVATMIGRRRFAGRAVAPLLAAPPIVIAVLFFGRQAVDPALEVPYLVAAVALFVTFVAGILLTRGAGDSSGTADALSP
- a CDS encoding helix-turn-helix domain-containing protein — its product is MSSDDTDERPGDGADDGDESLEGADEFVEHDGGDFGRSPTVEEFDQRIVDLLSWILDTETRAKIYVYLLANPGSTSEEVAKGTGLYPSTVREALAELHEEDRVTREKRANEGAGNNPYEYTAIQPSELVGGVVDQVQHELNTIFTLDRVLDREDERESRPELEEDVEPVKITVDDTAPPPADEVESDADPDPETDADADVIEFEDDMEIDTVDTESDETGDATEGDDADGRDIDD
- a CDS encoding Xaa-Pro peptidase family protein, with amino-acid sequence MDKRERLEAVLESHDLDSVWFARPNSFAWLTGGNSVIDRESDTGVAAIGYDGTDVRLVTNNIEADRIAAEELPDLEASEVSIERFPWHASSLSEAVAERVGSDERAAADIDIPGLERVDPTTVRQPLTERDRERYRELGGQTASAVESVCRELQPGDTEHEVASALRIALSARDIEAPVVLVGGSERAQQYRHYTPTEAELGDYALVSVTAERAGLHASCTRTVAFDPPSWLEDRHEAAARVETTALAATQAAAEDGGDAGDVFAAVQDAYDAVGHAGEWEHHHQGGAAGFAGREWIATPDHDASVNVPMAYAWNPTVQGAKSEDTALVTDDEIEVLTATDRWPTTTVEAVDRELELERHGILDLEA
- a CDS encoding glutamate--cysteine ligase, translated to MERGSRESFTRMGTLGIEEECFVVDEDGRPTSGTDELVYEHEPPEILEGRLDHELFKFVIETQTPLIEDPDDARDSLLAIRQALVDHAEAHGYQIAAAGLHPLAKWRELEHAEKPRYRSQLDRIQYPQHRNTTAGVHVHVGVDDADKAVWIANELRWYVPIMLALSANSPYWNGFDTGLQSARAKIFEALPNTGMPTYFEDFEAFDRFERRMLETDSINDRGELWYDVRPHTAHGSVEVRTPDGQADPDVVLAFVEYTHALVEALSEAYEDGTSGHRHRRELLDENKWRAIRYGQDASFIDRDLEGTVGLGELVDRECERLGIDGIKDVYERESGADRQRRLLEDEGPDALCDSLRLQTQ